ATCGAAGtagattttcatgaaaaaaatatccAGCAGAAGGTTGCAGTTATTTGACTAGGATTGAAGTAAAGCCAGTATTGGCGTTATCCTAGGAGAAAGTTTTAGCCCAAGGTCTCCTCATGAGGTGCAATACTTTAAGTTAAATGACtactccagaaaaaaagaaattggagaatAAAAATCACCTCTGGATAATATTTATCCAGAATTTTACAGAGAACTATGAATGTAAGTGAACCCTAGACCTGGACAGTAGTGATCTCACAAAGTCTATAGCTCTTTGGCCTAAGTGGAGTATTAAGTAACTTATGTGTATCTGCATATGGAGGATTAGACCTACCTCCTAAAGTGAAAGCATTGGCAAAATGTGAGAGTCAATCAAGTCAATATAACCTTACTAGGTACCCTAGTTGGTGTCCAAAACCATACTTGGAATTATGGAATATACCAAAGCAGTGCTTTAAAATTGTCACTGATGttgaaggttttttaaaaaaaaaactatgtgtaATTATTGGTTAATTATGCACGTATTTGCAACACATTCAACATTTGCTAtgctccaaaaaaataaaaacaaaccaaaaaaactggCTCTGATGAAAGCagaatttgaaaattttgaaatgcATCAAGTAGTTTGtaatgaaaaccaaaagataaaCTAGAAACTGAGtcataaagaaatacatgaaactCTTACTAagttgtatttcaaaataaagtctaTCTAAAGTACAAACATATCTGGAACATAGCAGCAACAACTTCCTACAATTCAAATCATAAGtgtgatgaatttttaaaaatcatcttcccAATATATGAAGATAAAatcaaatgaagggaaaaaaagcataatctcatttgttttgttatgttcCACTCTCCTAAAACATTAATGATGCAGTATATTAAATTCAACTTTTGAATCCTTTAGACATTTCCCAAAATAacacattcataattttcttcaatGCCTCCTTCATATCTTTATTTCGGAAGTTGTAAATCGGGGGATTAAAGAATGGGGTTGCCAAAGCATAGAACAAGGTCACAAACTTGTGCATCCCAGGATAGTCCACAGAACCTGGGCTAACATACATCACCATGACTGAGCCATAGAACAGACGTACCACAGCAAGGTGGGAGGCACAAGTAGAGAAAGCCTTATGCCTTCCTGAGCCTGGGGGTATTTCCAGCACCACACTCAGGACACAGATGTAAGTGCCAAGGATGTATGGGAAGGTGAGAAAGATGATGAGAGAGCTAATGATACCACAGATCAGAGTAATTCCAGATACTGAAGCACAGGACAATGCCAGCAAAGGTGCAAGATCACAGAGAAAATGGTCGATGGTGTTTGGACCACAGAAAGGCACCTGAGATATTAGAGTCAAAGGAGTCAGTAACCAGAGAAAGCCCCCCGCCCAGCAGAAGACCACTAACCAAGCACATAGGGGGTAGGTCATAATGGTGGAATAGTGCAAAGGTCTACAAATGGCAAGAAATCGATCAAAAGACATCACTGACAGAAATAAGCCCTCAGCAGCACACatggagaagaagaagtagaactGGAGCAGGCAGCGGGCATAGGAGATGCTCTTGGTCTGGGAGATAATGTTGGCCAACATTTTGGGCACATCAGAACTGACATAGCAGATCTCCAGGAAAGAGAAGTTGGCCAGGAGGAtgtacatgggtgtgtggagtTTCTGGCTTGACCACACAGCACAGATGATGGATGTGTTCCCCATGAGAGTCAGAAGGTAGATGAGGGAGAAGATGACAAAGAGGAGGACCTGGATGTCTCTGCGACAGGGAAATCCCAAGAGGATGAACTCACTCCCAGACTCAGACATGTTAGTAGTCTCCAAGGTCCTCATTAGTCTGACCTGTGGAAGTGACAGAGACAGTAGGAACCACAGAAATATTTacactatttttcttcttcctggtaAAGCGATACATGTTTATTTTCCTCAATTCAGGCTTGTGATATTACTATCTTCCCTTTGGAAGTGTGAGttgttctttcctcttcatttccttcctcccttatttattcaataataatttattttgcatatattcttGCCAGGCATTCTTCTAAGAGATAGGAAGAAGACGATAAATAGAAACGTAAAGTACCTGTTCTTTGGAACTTATGTCAAATATCTTTTGTTCAAAGCAACTTCAAACAATACATGCGTGGCTCCAGAATTTCTACATAAAGGGAGTTTAGGAGCTTCAATCTGATTGGAAGAGAGCTAAGTAGATTTACCTTGGAACCTAATTTGCataaaaaggaaattgtttttatttagattatACGTCCATTTGTGGCAACTTCTTGGAGAGCTGATACAGAACATGGAGTGATGTTAGCATCCCTCCACCTATATCATGGTGCTGCCACTCACACAGTAACAACAGCATAtgacaaatcaaaacaaaataatttcttgtCATGTAAGACATGATTATActcagaaaaaataaggaaaggctTTTGAAAAGAGACATGGACTTTAGCAAAAGAGCAGCAGTGGAGGCAGAAGCTTAATAGCATATAATAATAATGTGAAAAGATTTGGATACAAGACGTTATGTTTAAAGAAAAGTCCAAGACAGTGGAAATTAGAATACTTGTAAGAATAGTgagataaaaatttcaaagatgGGGCCATGCGGCCAAGGTCTAGTTCAGGCTTAATTTCCTAGTCAGTGGAAAACAACTGGAGCTAGTCTAGTAGAAGAGTAAAAGGATCAAAGGTTTATGGAAGCTACACTTGTAAGATAAGTTCTCAATTAGAAGGTAAAGAATTTAGCAGGAAACTATTAGAAAGCTATTTCAGTAGACCAGGGAAAAAGCGTGAAGAGTCTGAACTAGGGTACTATAGAAGCAAAGAGATAGCAAGAATGGATTCAAGAGACGTGCAATGGTAGAAACCTAAGCTCGTGGACTTTAAAATCCGCAGAGGCAATTAAATGCTGCTCAAGGAGccaagaagacacagaaaagtgAGACTGCCTATTCCATTTGCCCGTCATACTCTTCAGCTCTCTTCTGATTATCCTTGACTATTGTATTTCATTAACTAAATTAGCTTCCACTTACAGAGTTTTCTCCTCCTACAAGCCACACACAATGGGTGTTGATTTGCTGTTGTCACCTGTGTGAAAGAGCATAGAAAACAAGAGAGTTGTCTAAATTATTGCCACAGTGTCAAagaaaaatgatcccatttacCTATCAGCTGAGAATACAGTTCTTTTGAAGATGAGCTGCAAAGACAAGATGATAACTTGACAAAAACATTTCCCTAATCCCATGTCTAATATGGTTTATATAATAGAAATggtatttataaaggaaaataatcatgaatttttttgccctttttcATAGCAATATATACAACAAAATGGACACTGAGACAGGAAAGAAGTCACTGTTCCATGTGCCCAGACGTACTTATCCCAATGCAGCCCAGAAGTCAGGGTGTCAGCTCCTTGGTAGAACACTTTTTGGTACCTTTTTTACAAAGACCCCTTTCAGGTTTTACTCAGAGAATAGAGCAAGGCAcaaatctctccctcccccattacTTATCCCTTCCAGACTGTGAAGCCTATCTCCAGAGACCTCAACCCCAGGAGCAATGGAAGCAATTATTGTGCATCATACAAACCCGGGGCATGTTTCATCTTCAGTGATTATCATATTGGAGATGAAAACTACATGAATGTGCACACACTCATCtgtgcaatcacacacacacacacacgcgcacacacacacacacacacgcacacacgcatacacacattcTAAACTATCACAGTATTATTCCCTCCAGAGTTCCCTCTCCTAAActtaataaattactttttagctaacaaaattttttgaaatgatatGCACATTACTTTCAAGCTTTGTTAGAAAGAGTCTCCCATTCCTGTTGTCCAAACGGCAGTTTAAAGATCTTGTCCACCATATACAGAATGAGCTTATCCTTAAACATCCACAGAGCTACCAATTTCCATTGCCACCAGCAATTATTAAGAGTCTCAAATTCTCCACATCTCAGCCACACTTGttattccctcccttcctcatgtccttttttttcttttctttttttttctgacctaGACATTATGAAGTagtatctcactatggttttgatttgcattttcctaatcaCTTATATTAAACCTCTTTTCATGTAACTATGCCTAACCCAACATCACAAGTATTTATGCCTTTTTTCTCAGAGAGTTTTACAGCTTTATCTCTTACATTTAAGCCTATGGAccatcttgaaataatttttgtatgtggtgagAGAtaggagtccaacttcattcttttgcatatgcatacccagttgtcccagcaccactgTTGAGACtatcccccaccaccaccacctaggGACTTATCTCAGCACTCTTGTTgaacaataaacaataaatataaggatttatttctggattctcaattctaaatatatatgtctATTATCATGCTAGTACCACCAGCTAGTACAAGATTATTGTATCTTTGTAgtaagctttgaaatcaggaagtgagaGTCCTTCAACTTaccatttccatatgaattttaaagtcaagtcattaatttattttttttaggtaaaaCAAATGATACACTTTATGTATTTTCACTAAGTTTTTCAcacataatattttataactttatataattttctaaagtTATCCTTCccaaacttaaaaataacaatattaatgtGATTGGGCCTAAGAACACATGAAGTAAAAACTTAGAGAATtgcaaggagggagaaagaaagaaatccactaTTATGGTTAAGTTAAACATCTCTTTTTCAGTAACTGATAGATTAGGCAGGCAGAAAATCGGTAAAGACACCGTTTACCTGAATAGCACTATCAATAAACCAAATCtatatgacatttataaaatatcccaaccaacaacagaatacacattcttcccgAAT
This genomic window from Ursus arctos isolate Adak ecotype North America unplaced genomic scaffold, UrsArc2.0 scaffold_6, whole genome shotgun sequence contains:
- the LOC113249074 gene encoding olfactory receptor 11G2-like, with translation MRTLETTNMSESGSEFILLGFPCRRDIQVLLFVIFSLIYLLTLMGNTSIICAVWSSQKLHTPMYILLANFSFLEICYVSSDVPKMLANIISQTKSISYARCLLQFYFFFSMCAAEGLFLSVMSFDRFLAICRPLHYSTIMTYPLCAWLVVFCWAGGFLWLLTPLTLISQVPFCGPNTIDHFLCDLAPLLALSCASVSGITLICGIISSLIIFLTFPYILGTYICVLSVVLEIPPGSGRHKAFSTCASHLAVVRLFYGSVMVMYVSPGSVDYPGMHKFVTLFYALATPFFNPPIYNFRNKDMKEALKKIMNVLFWEMSKGFKS